A region from the Polaribacter sp. Hel1_33_78 genome encodes:
- a CDS encoding Ig-like domain-containing protein — translation MKQKLLLLLLVTFSAINAQEVTHVDFDTNNENIVFNSWNTSSTFTKITNPAPDALNGSSFVGQFTAGDDNEIGIGVIDAKTVFASPFNLESNSVFKMKVFSTEEIDVIFHLENDPDWGNNIEVAAFIGAADVNKWTELTFDFSSASSNIYMNNIVIKIGGANTSQGDIYFFDEITGPALYASPAQQYNPANSVTDVSIATNLEITSNGTFRNLDDSEITDLTAKVALKVGDSNGADVAFTASINGDKNKIIIDPINDLENSATYWYGVVDNSIEYSTGVAVTEVSASFETKAAVTGDINEVLFDFDTTNEDVGFESWGGVGFAKIDNPDKTGINVSDNVAQYTYNANDAGLENSLVNGATPLVPFDFSETPFIKVKVWVNKPVAVSIKAQNYPDWGQGQEQKIEVTETNKWVELVFNYGAITATNYDRVQIYFDKDGAGNSSVGDLYYFDDYLKSNVAPAIENTLTPENGATDVSQFEKPTISSNFQFRNLDDTTITDISSFVELRENDASGTVVSMNALLSDDKSTIVISPSDILNVNTTYWYGIKDNMIEYKENDTAITGVSATFTTTAIATTMVTYNDFDGTSLTTVSETMGDPAGSYTAVADPAGGSNMVAKWDKGNSWGGWERIHFQLNGPFDASKDDIFSFRVYSSIKTGIRFKLADAKEDGDITAQFETDEEVILENQWQTVYLNTSELADNVSFDHLFIFLGRGDTTDTTFYIDDVKGPQLQGTASTNDFDKTSFQFFPNPTKDLITFINIDGKKEIRIFDVNSKQVLKRTIENNELSIGSLKRGFYFLEINGQFRKLIKE, via the coding sequence ATGAAACAAAAATTACTCTTACTTTTATTAGTAACTTTTAGTGCTATAAACGCTCAAGAAGTCACTCATGTTGATTTTGACACAAACAACGAAAACATTGTTTTTAACAGCTGGAATACTTCTTCCACTTTTACTAAAATAACGAACCCAGCACCAGATGCTTTAAACGGATCTTCTTTTGTAGGTCAGTTTACAGCTGGTGATGATAATGAGATTGGAATTGGAGTTATAGATGCAAAAACGGTATTTGCATCACCTTTTAATTTAGAATCTAATTCAGTTTTTAAAATGAAGGTATTTTCTACCGAAGAAATTGATGTTATTTTTCATTTAGAGAATGATCCTGACTGGGGAAATAATATTGAAGTTGCTGCATTTATTGGAGCTGCTGATGTAAACAAATGGACAGAGTTAACTTTCGATTTTAGCAGTGCATCATCTAATATTTATATGAACAATATTGTTATTAAAATTGGTGGTGCAAATACATCACAAGGAGATATCTATTTCTTTGATGAAATTACAGGACCAGCTTTATATGCAAGTCCTGCACAGCAATACAACCCTGCAAATAGTGTAACAGATGTTTCTATTGCAACAAATTTAGAAATTACTTCTAATGGTACGTTTAGAAATTTAGACGATTCTGAGATTACAGATTTAACGGCTAAAGTTGCCTTAAAAGTAGGCGATTCAAATGGTGCGGATGTTGCCTTTACGGCATCGATTAATGGTGATAAAAATAAAATTATAATAGACCCAATAAATGATTTAGAGAATTCTGCAACCTATTGGTATGGTGTCGTAGATAATTCTATAGAATATTCAACTGGTGTTGCTGTAACTGAAGTTTCTGCAAGCTTTGAAACAAAAGCAGCAGTGACAGGCGATATTAACGAAGTTTTATTCGATTTTGATACTACCAATGAAGATGTTGGGTTTGAATCTTGGGGTGGTGTTGGTTTTGCAAAAATTGATAATCCTGACAAGACTGGAATTAATGTTTCAGATAATGTAGCTCAATATACCTATAATGCTAATGATGCTGGTTTAGAGAATTCCTTAGTAAATGGAGCAACTCCATTAGTTCCATTTGATTTTTCTGAAACACCTTTCATTAAAGTAAAAGTATGGGTAAATAAGCCTGTCGCAGTTTCTATTAAAGCTCAAAATTATCCTGATTGGGGACAGGGACAGGAGCAAAAAATAGAAGTTACAGAAACCAATAAATGGGTAGAATTGGTCTTTAATTACGGAGCTATTACCGCAACAAATTACGATAGAGTTCAAATTTATTTTGATAAAGATGGAGCGGGAAATTCTTCAGTAGGAGACCTATATTATTTTGATGACTACTTAAAAAGTAATGTTGCGCCGGCTATAGAAAATACGCTTACACCTGAAAACGGAGCTACAGATGTTTCTCAATTTGAAAAACCAACTATTTCGTCAAATTTTCAATTTAGAAATTTAGACGATACTACGATAACCGATATTTCCAGTTTTGTAGAGTTAAGAGAAAATGATGCATCGGGTACTGTCGTTTCTATGAATGCTCTTTTAAGTGATGATAAATCTACGATTGTCATAAGTCCTTCAGATATATTAAATGTAAATACCACATATTGGTACGGAATTAAAGATAATATGATTGAGTATAAAGAAAATGATACCGCTATTACCGGAGTTTCTGCAACATTTACCACGACGGCTATAGCTACAACAATGGTCACTTATAACGATTTTGACGGTACATCTTTAACTACGGTTTCAGAAACGATGGGAGATCCAGCAGGGTCTTACACTGCAGTTGCAGATCCAGCAGGAGGAAGCAATATGGTTGCCAAATGGGATAAAGGAAACTCATGGGGAGGCTGGGAAAGAATTCACTTTCAATTAAATGGACCTTTTGATGCGTCTAAAGATGATATATTCTCTTTTAGAGTCTATTCTTCAATAAAAACAGGTATAAGATTTAAGTTAGCAGATGCAAAAGAGGATGGAGATATTACCGCTCAATTTGAAACTGATGAAGAAGTTATTTTAGAAAATCAGTGGCAAACAGTGTATTTAAATACATCTGAATTAGCAGATAATGTAAGTTTTGATCATTTATTTATTTTCTTAGGCAGGGGAGATACAACAGATACTACATTTTATATAGATGATGTAAAAGGACCTCAATTACAAGGTACAGCTTCTACAAATGATTTTGATAAAACTAGTTTTCAGTTTTTCCCAAATCCTACAAAAGATTTGATAACCTTTATCAATATAGACGGGAAAAAAGAAATTAGAATTTTTGATGTGAATTCTAAACAAGTTCTTAAAAGGACTATTGAAAATAACGAGTTGTCTATTGGTAGTTTAAAACGAGGGTTTTATTTTTTAGAAATTAACGGTCAATTTAGAAAGCTAATTAAAGAATAA
- a CDS encoding TonB-dependent receptor, with protein sequence MNKLTALFLKLILIITLFCPTISFSQTTIVSGEVIDSSGNLLPGVSVLVEGTTNGTTTDFDGKYVLNIKTPNATLLFAYLGFEKQKIKVLTNKIINVILKESLDQLDEIQVVAFSKQKKNSVIGSITTLKAAELKQPTSNITNALAGKISGLISYQRSGEPGADNAAFFIRGVTTFGFNNSPLILLDGLQITASDLARLEPDNIASFSIMKDATATSLYGARGANGVVLVTTKEGKKGKAKVSVRYESSLSSPSKINSFLGAVDYMELYNRAQRSRDQSATLLYSKQKIEGTRNGLNPNIYPDVDWYNELFKDFALNKRLNVNINGGGEVAQYYLSVTSANETGLLKVDPLNNFNNNIDINRSNLRANININLTKTTKVSAKFYSLFERYNGPIIGASDIFYQVAQANPANFPKAYEPDEATANFNHILFGNKGNGSFANPYAESVRGYKDRFANTTLAQFQIKQDLSFITEGLKLRAMASVRTFTENQNERSFTPFYYGANETLTPQGVVNELYQIQEGTEFLNNPTVNNYGNSNFYYEAVLEYNSTIKEKHEVGGLLVSYFQEALNTIGGNTAFSTLPSRNMGISGRTSYSYDSRYFGEFNFGYNGSEKFAEKNRFGFFPSVGLGWIVSNEAYFEKNIPSINLLKLKYTYGLVGNDGISGPSDRFFYLSDVNLNNGGTGYSFGSNYNNYYNGYIINRYANESVTWEVATKSNIGLELGLFNKLNLQADYFTEHRKDIYMERQYIPETAGLTTTISSNIGEVKTKGVDLSIDYNHAFNSDFYITARGNFTYSTNEILVNGEPEFQNENLSRIGHPVNQQWGYIAERLFVDEEDINNSPEQFNGFSTTNSYLPGDIKYTDINQDGVVNELDQAPIGKPNVPEIVYGFGVSAVYKNFDLSIFMQGSARSSFFINPNDISPFVNERNALSIIADNHWSENNPDPNAFWPRLSTYEIENNQKPSTWWLRDGDFLRLKSVEFGFTIPETTGKIFANAKTRIYITGLNLLHFSKFDLWDPESAGNGLGYPPQRVINIGAQVKF encoded by the coding sequence ATGAACAAACTAACGGCATTATTTTTAAAATTAATACTTATTATTACCCTTTTTTGTCCTACTATCTCTTTCTCTCAAACCACAATAGTATCAGGAGAAGTTATAGATAGCTCTGGAAATCTCCTCCCTGGAGTTTCAGTATTAGTAGAAGGAACGACTAATGGAACTACAACAGATTTTGATGGTAAATATGTTCTTAATATTAAGACTCCAAATGCAACGCTATTATTTGCCTATTTAGGATTTGAAAAACAAAAGATAAAGGTTTTAACAAATAAGATAATCAATGTAATCTTAAAAGAAAGTTTAGATCAATTAGATGAAATTCAGGTTGTTGCATTTTCAAAACAAAAGAAAAACAGTGTTATTGGTTCCATTACTACATTAAAAGCTGCAGAATTAAAACAACCAACTTCTAATATAACAAATGCATTGGCAGGTAAAATATCTGGTTTAATTTCTTATCAAAGATCTGGAGAGCCAGGAGCTGATAACGCCGCTTTTTTTATTAGAGGTGTAACGACATTTGGGTTTAATAATAGTCCTTTAATTTTATTAGATGGACTGCAAATAACTGCCTCAGATTTAGCACGTTTAGAACCCGATAATATTGCCTCTTTTTCAATTATGAAAGATGCAACAGCTACGTCCTTGTATGGAGCAAGAGGTGCAAATGGTGTCGTTTTAGTAACTACAAAGGAAGGAAAAAAGGGAAAGGCGAAAGTATCTGTGCGGTATGAAAGTTCATTATCAAGTCCTTCTAAAATAAATAGTTTTTTAGGAGCTGTAGATTATATGGAGTTGTATAACAGAGCGCAGAGATCTAGAGATCAGTCTGCAACCTTATTATATTCAAAGCAAAAAATAGAAGGAACAAGAAATGGTCTTAATCCAAATATTTATCCGGATGTAGATTGGTATAATGAATTATTTAAAGATTTTGCCCTCAATAAAAGATTGAATGTAAATATCAATGGAGGTGGAGAAGTTGCTCAATATTATTTATCGGTTACAAGTGCAAATGAAACAGGGTTGTTAAAAGTAGACCCTCTAAATAATTTTAATAATAATATTGATATTAATAGATCTAATTTAAGAGCGAATATTAATATCAATTTAACTAAAACAACGAAAGTTTCTGCTAAATTTTATTCATTATTCGAGCGCTATAACGGACCTATTATAGGTGCTTCAGATATTTTTTATCAAGTAGCACAAGCAAATCCAGCGAATTTCCCAAAAGCTTATGAACCAGATGAAGCAACTGCGAACTTCAACCATATTCTTTTTGGAAATAAAGGTAATGGTAGTTTTGCAAACCCATATGCAGAAAGTGTAAGAGGTTATAAAGATCGTTTTGCAAATACAACATTAGCTCAATTTCAAATTAAACAGGATTTAAGTTTTATTACAGAGGGCTTAAAGTTAAGAGCTATGGCTTCTGTAAGAACATTTACAGAGAATCAAAACGAACGTAGTTTTACACCTTTTTACTATGGCGCGAATGAAACGCTAACGCCACAAGGAGTTGTAAATGAACTTTATCAAATTCAAGAAGGTACAGAGTTTTTAAATAACCCTACAGTGAATAACTACGGTAATAGTAATTTTTATTATGAAGCTGTTTTAGAATACAACAGCACCATCAAAGAGAAACATGAAGTAGGTGGTTTATTGGTAAGTTATTTTCAGGAAGCTTTAAATACAATAGGCGGTAATACTGCTTTTTCCACATTACCATCCAGAAATATGGGTATATCCGGAAGAACTTCTTATAGTTATGATAGTCGATATTTTGGTGAATTTAATTTTGGATATAATGGATCAGAAAAATTTGCCGAAAAGAATAGATTTGGGTTTTTCCCTTCTGTAGGATTAGGTTGGATAGTTTCTAATGAAGCTTATTTTGAGAAAAATATTCCATCTATTAATTTATTAAAATTAAAATATACGTATGGTTTAGTTGGTAATGATGGTATTTCAGGCCCAAGTGATCGTTTTTTTTATCTATCTGACGTAAATCTCAATAATGGAGGAACGGGATATTCTTTTGGCTCAAATTATAACAACTATTATAATGGATATATTATTAATAGGTATGCAAATGAAAGTGTTACTTGGGAGGTTGCCACAAAATCTAATATAGGTTTAGAATTAGGACTATTTAATAAATTAAATTTACAAGCAGATTATTTTACAGAACATCGTAAAGATATCTATATGGAACGTCAGTATATTCCAGAAACTGCTGGTTTAACAACCACAATTAGCAGTAATATAGGAGAAGTTAAAACAAAAGGAGTTGATTTATCTATTGATTATAATCATGCTTTTAACAGTGATTTTTATATAACTGCTAGAGGTAATTTTACGTATTCAACAAACGAGATACTAGTAAATGGAGAGCCAGAATTTCAAAATGAAAACTTGAGTAGAATTGGACATCCTGTTAATCAACAATGGGGTTACATCGCCGAACGGTTGTTTGTAGACGAGGAAGATATCAATAATTCTCCTGAGCAATTTAATGGATTTTCAACCACAAACTCTTATCTGCCTGGAGACATAAAATATACAGATATAAATCAAGATGGGGTTGTAAACGAATTAGATCAAGCACCTATAGGTAAGCCAAATGTACCTGAAATTGTTTATGGATTTGGGGTATCTGCGGTCTATAAGAATTTCGATCTTTCAATATTTATGCAAGGTTCTGCAAGATCGTCGTTTTTTATAAATCCTAATGATATTTCTCCTTTTGTAAATGAAAGAAACGCATTGAGTATTATTGCTGACAATCACTGGTCAGAAAACAATCCTGACCCCAATGCTTTTTGGCCTCGATTATCAACTTATGAGATAGAAAACAATCAAAAACCATCTACTTGGTGGCTAAGAGATGGTGATTTTTTAAGATTAAAAAGTGTAGAATTTGGTTTTACAATCCCAGAAACTACAGGAAAAATTTTCGCAAATGCCAAAACAAGAATCTATATTACAGGGTTAAATTTACTGCATTTCTCAAAATTCGATTTATGGGATCCAGAATCGGCAGGAAATGGTTTAGGGTATCCACCTCAAAGAGTTATTAATATTGGGGCTCAAGTAAAATTTTAA
- a CDS encoding RagB/SusD family nutrient uptake outer membrane protein: MNLKNKFLAIILCSASLFISCEDYLDIVPDGTQELSLLFNRKETAYNALANCYSYLPQNDGTYASYVLLSDELAVPIPKEPNAIKLMKGQQNVSSPIMGYWSGFSAIGRGQGSLWEGIRSCNTLVENIDLVVDMTQEEKNQWKAEVIFLKAYYHFLLVSNYGPIPIVDENLPISASDEAVRLDRKTVDECFSYIIETIDAAIVDLPERIIGNNDIGRIDQVIAKSIKAKALLYSASPLFNGNTSLYGSFVNVNGEHFFNQNKDDSKWELAAESAKEALDAAITQGASMYYYTETPPLFDTNNFQFELVRDQYNNRFAITDPWNSELIWGNSSPVTNGQYWQIQSPALMKDPTSSSVEASWQWLAPSLRMVETYYTKNGLPINEDLSFEYVDRYNTTTIAFNQRFYAQFANRTAKLNLNREPRFYASLGFDRGLNRTWGSLWNLKMREGELHGRVANTGDYLVTGYALKKLVHQDSEGDAYNKAITYPWPMMRLSELYLNYAEALNEFSGPSMEVYEALNKIRERAGIPTVQDAWSNATFAATPNKHTSKEGLREIIQQERMIELAFEGHRYYDVRRWKLAEKYFTTPIKGWSVDEETEANYYQIKDVSQRSFNSPRDYLQPISFTELSRNPNLIQNPGW; this comes from the coding sequence ATGAATTTAAAAAACAAATTTTTAGCAATTATTTTATGTAGTGCATCACTATTTATAAGCTGCGAAGATTATTTAGATATTGTGCCAGATGGAACGCAAGAGTTAAGTTTACTTTTTAATAGAAAAGAAACAGCTTATAATGCTTTAGCAAATTGTTATAGTTATTTACCGCAAAATGATGGTACATATGCAAGTTATGTTTTACTAAGTGATGAATTAGCAGTGCCAATTCCTAAAGAACCGAACGCTATTAAATTAATGAAAGGCCAACAAAATGTTTCTTCACCAATAATGGGTTATTGGTCTGGTTTTTCTGCAATAGGAAGAGGGCAAGGTTCTTTGTGGGAAGGAATACGAAGTTGTAACACGCTAGTTGAAAATATCGATTTAGTGGTTGACATGACTCAGGAAGAGAAAAATCAGTGGAAAGCTGAAGTGATATTTTTGAAGGCGTATTATCATTTTTTATTAGTTAGTAATTACGGACCAATTCCAATTGTTGATGAGAATTTGCCAATTTCTGCTTCAGACGAAGCTGTGCGATTAGATAGAAAAACGGTTGATGAATGTTTTAGTTATATAATTGAAACAATTGACGCTGCTATTGTTGATTTACCTGAGAGAATTATTGGAAATAATGATATCGGAAGAATAGATCAGGTAATTGCTAAATCTATTAAAGCAAAAGCGTTGTTGTATAGTGCAAGTCCATTATTTAATGGTAATACTTCTTTATATGGAAGTTTTGTAAATGTGAATGGAGAGCATTTTTTCAATCAAAATAAAGATGATTCTAAATGGGAATTAGCAGCTGAATCAGCAAAAGAAGCTTTAGATGCTGCAATTACTCAAGGTGCTAGTATGTATTATTATACAGAAACACCTCCACTTTTTGATACGAATAATTTTCAATTTGAGTTGGTAAGAGATCAGTATAATAATCGTTTTGCAATTACAGATCCTTGGAATTCTGAATTAATTTGGGGAAATTCTAGTCCTGTAACAAACGGACAATATTGGCAGATTCAGTCACCAGCATTAATGAAAGACCCAACATCTTCTTCTGTAGAAGCTTCTTGGCAATGGCTAGCGCCAAGTTTAAGAATGGTAGAAACCTATTACACTAAAAATGGATTGCCGATTAACGAAGATTTATCTTTTGAATATGTTGATCGATACAACACAACCACCATAGCTTTTAATCAACGTTTTTATGCCCAATTTGCAAATAGAACTGCAAAACTAAACTTAAATAGAGAGCCTCGTTTTTATGCATCTTTAGGATTTGATAGAGGATTGAACAGAACCTGGGGAAGTCTTTGGAATCTTAAAATGCGCGAAGGAGAGCTGCATGGCAGAGTTGCAAACACAGGAGACTATTTAGTAACAGGGTATGCACTTAAAAAGCTAGTGCATCAAGATTCTGAAGGAGATGCATATAATAAAGCAATTACGTATCCTTGGCCAATGATGCGATTAAGTGAGTTGTATTTAAATTATGCAGAAGCTTTAAATGAATTTAGTGGACCTTCTATGGAAGTCTATGAAGCTTTAAATAAAATTAGAGAACGCGCAGGAATACCAACGGTGCAAGATGCTTGGAGCAATGCAACTTTTGCCGCAACACCAAATAAGCACACGAGTAAAGAAGGTTTAAGAGAAATTATTCAACAAGAAAGAATGATAGAGTTGGCTTTTGAAGGTCACAGATATTACGATGTTAGAAGATGGAAATTAGCAGAAAAGTATTTTACAACCCCAATTAAAGGATGGTCTGTAGATGAAGAAACAGAGGCTAATTATTATCAAATTAAGGATGTAAGTCAACGATCCTTTAATTCACCTAGAGATTATTTACAACCTATAAGTTTTACAGAGTTGTCTAGGAACCCTAATTTAATCCAAAATCCAGGTTGGTAA
- a CDS encoding DUF4959 domain-containing protein, whose amino-acid sequence MKKQINKVLLFSIFILATLIACSNNEDFDTTPPGILSNISVTPTNGGGIINYSLPSDDDILYVKAVYFNSQDEEVFRVSSKYNTFLEVNGLNQTSAVKVKLYVVDESENRSETVEIDFIPLKSFIFLVQESIAINPDLGGVKITWDNIASKTVFVYVHILDGANETIRILSSNNAQESIFIRGLASSELAFSTKVEDFDGNITELEEKGKYTPLFEEKIDKSTWTLVSGQSINGDAYEGRTVNFWDDVVDTVETDADNSYFIATRENNGGSLNFPLDIVIDFNKNVKIQRFKVWQRAFWYNGGGITYHYQEENIKSFNLYASSDSQTWNLLGQFDIGDPRDASGNIPTAAFQEAIDGHEFSLANTSEEFRYLKFEITSNYGSTQITVGSEITLFGLDNL is encoded by the coding sequence ATGAAAAAACAAATAAACAAAGTACTGCTTTTTTCAATCTTTATTTTAGCTACACTTATTGCTTGCTCTAATAATGAGGATTTTGACACAACACCTCCAGGAATACTATCTAATATTTCTGTAACGCCAACAAATGGCGGAGGAATCATAAATTATTCACTTCCTTCTGATGACGATATATTGTATGTGAAAGCGGTATATTTTAATTCACAAGATGAAGAGGTTTTTAGAGTTTCTAGCAAGTATAATACTTTTTTAGAGGTAAACGGATTAAACCAAACTTCGGCTGTTAAAGTGAAATTATATGTGGTAGATGAAAGTGAAAATAGATCAGAGACTGTAGAAATTGATTTCATCCCACTAAAGTCCTTTATTTTTTTAGTGCAAGAGAGTATCGCAATAAATCCAGATTTAGGAGGTGTAAAAATTACGTGGGATAACATTGCTTCAAAAACAGTTTTTGTTTACGTGCATATTTTGGATGGAGCAAATGAAACCATTAGAATATTATCATCAAACAACGCACAAGAAAGTATTTTTATCAGAGGTTTAGCCTCTTCAGAACTGGCATTTTCTACGAAAGTTGAAGATTTTGATGGTAACATCACGGAACTAGAAGAAAAAGGAAAATACACTCCTTTATTTGAAGAGAAAATTGATAAGTCGACTTGGACTTTAGTAAGTGGACAATCTATAAATGGAGATGCTTATGAAGGAAGAACCGTAAACTTTTGGGATGATGTTGTAGATACTGTTGAAACGGATGCAGATAATAGCTATTTTATTGCTACCAGAGAGAATAATGGAGGAAGTTTAAATTTTCCTTTAGACATTGTTATCGATTTTAATAAGAATGTTAAAATTCAACGGTTTAAAGTTTGGCAAAGAGCTTTTTGGTATAATGGAGGTGGTATTACATATCATTATCAAGAAGAAAATATAAAGTCTTTTAATCTATATGCTAGTTCAGATTCTCAAACTTGGAATTTACTTGGGCAATTTGATATTGGTGATCCAAGAGATGCTTCAGGAAATATACCAACAGCAGCTTTTCAAGAAGCAATAGATGGTCACGAATTTAGTTTAGCAAATACGTCAGAAGAATTTAGATACCTCAAATTCGAGATTACGTCTAATTATGGGAGCACTCAAATAACGGTAGGTTCTGAAATCACCTTATTCGGTTTAGATAATTTATAA